AAAAACTATCTTATGTTATGGAGGCTATAACAGGAATAAGGAATATTAGGGGCGAGCTTAATGTTTTGCCTTCAGCAGAAGTAAAATGCTCGATAAAGGTCTTTTCTTCAAAAACAACAGCTATCCTGAAAACAAACATCCGCTATATAAAGAAACTTGCTCGCACATCAGAGGTAGAGATTGGAGAAGCCCTGAATAAACCTGCAGATTCAGCTGTTTGCGTCAGAGACAGCATGGAAATATACGTTCCCCTTAAAGGGCTTTTGAATATTGATGCAGAAATTGATAGACTTATGAAAGAAGACAAGAAAGTCGAAGAGTCTGTTGAGTTTCTAAGGAAAAAACTTATGAGCGAGGATTTTTTAAACAGGGCTCCTGAAGAAATAGTAAAAAAGGAACAAGCCAAGTTTGATGAACTGCTTGCGAAAAGAGAAAGGATCAAGGAAAATATTCAAAAAATGAATGATTTAAGGGGGTAAAATGAAGTCAAATATTAATAAGAAGATTATAGAAAAAAAGGATGCTGAATTCATAGAGGCAGAATTCGTCAGCATAAAACACAGTTCTGTAAGGGCAGTTGAAGGCAATCATATAGAAATGCAGCAGGTTGGCGCTTTGAGCGTTGATGCTGAAAAGATAGATGTCACTCAGGGAGTAACCGGCATTCTGAGAGGCAATAACATAAACCTGAATCAGAGCATAAGCGGGGTAACTGCAGGCAATAACATTTCACTCAATTTTTCATTGTCCCCGATGGTTATATCAAAAGGCGGAACAGAATCAAATAAAAGCGCTGTCGGTATTATGGCTGGCATGAAGATTAAATCCAATAACAGCACTTCCTTGATCATGCTTGGCAATAAAGTAGAAGGCAATGTGACAACACTTCTGGACTGGCGTGGTGCATTGGCATTGGGAGCTGTATGCGGCGGAATTCTGGGATTATTTTCTATTCTAAGAAAAAAATAATTTCTTATGAAAATCCCCTATAGCGTAAAAGAAATCATCCGCATAGCTTTAGATGAAGACATCGGCAACGGCGACATTACAACTTCCCTGCTTATTCCGGAAGACAGCGAATCAAGAGCTCTCTTAATAGCAAAGGGACAGTTCGTAGTAGCAGGAATGCCGTTTATAAAAGAAGTGTTTCTTAATCTTGATAATGCCATAAGAATTGATGTCTTGATAAATGACGGATCAACAGCAACAAAGGGAGCAGTAATAACTGAGATAACAGGAAAGACAAAAGCCATTCTCTCAGGAGAAAGAGTATGTCTTAATATCCTCCAGCGTTTATGCGGCATAGCAACACTCACCAATATGTTCGTCGAAAAAATAAAAGGACTTGATGCAAAAATTGTTGACACAAGAAAGACAACGCCCGGATTAAGATTCATGGAAAAATATGCGGTAAGATGCGGCGGCGGAAGTAATCACAGATTCGGGCTTTTTGACGGTATTCTTATTAAAGACAATCACATCGAAGCCGTGGGAAGCATTTCTAAGGCTGTAAGCATTGCAAAAAAAATGCATCACCTTGGGAAAATTGAGGTTGAAGTAGAAAATTTAAATGATCTCAAGCAGGCGGTTGATTCTGACGCTGACATTGTAATGCTGGACAACATGTCTCTGAAAGATATGAAAGATGCTGTCCGCATAGTAAAGGCATCTGGAAAACAGATACTGCTTGAGGCATCAGGCAATGTAAATCTTGACAATGTCAGGGCTATTGCAGAAACAGGAGTAGATCTAATCTCGATAGGAGCACTCACACACTCTGCTGAGGCAGCAGACATCAGTATGAAGATTGTGCAGTGAAAATTAAAGTGGTTTGTTTTAAATTTTCTAAGGGAAAAGAGCTATTGTTGCAAGACTGATCGTCTCATTAAATCCCATCATTATGTTCATGTTCTGAACCGCCTGCCCCGAAGCCCCTTTAACAAGGTTATCGATCGCAGAAACAATTATGAGAGTCTTAGTTCTGTTGTTTACAGCAAGTCCTATACTGCAGAGGTTTGTACCACGCACATCCTTTACATCAGGAAATTCCCCTTGTTCAAGAACCCTGACAAACGGCTCTTGGGCATATGCTCTTTTGTAAAAGCCTATAATTGCATCGATATTTATGTTCTTGTTGAGCCTTGCGTATATAGTGCTAAGTATTCCTCTGTCATAAGATCCAAGATGAGGCGTAAAATTAATCTTTAAATCTTTTTTAGCTATACCAGAGAGTTCCTGCTCTATCTCAGGAGTATGCCTGTGCTTTCCGATAGCATAGGCGCTGAACCCTTCATTAACCTCGCTGAATGCAAACGCTGGGTCACTGCTCCTGCCTGCGCCTGTTGTGCCTGATGTTGAATCCACTATGATTGAGTGAGGATCTATAAGCCCGGACTTGAAAGCAGGGGAGAGTCCTAGTATTGCGCTTGTAGGATAACAGCCCGGATTTGCTACAAGGGAAGCATCTTCAATCTTTG
This genomic window from Nitrospiraceae bacterium contains:
- the nadC gene encoding carboxylating nicotinate-nucleotide diphosphorylase — protein: MKIPYSVKEIIRIALDEDIGNGDITTSLLIPEDSESRALLIAKGQFVVAGMPFIKEVFLNLDNAIRIDVLINDGSTATKGAVITEITGKTKAILSGERVCLNILQRLCGIATLTNMFVEKIKGLDAKIVDTRKTTPGLRFMEKYAVRCGGGSNHRFGLFDGILIKDNHIEAVGSISKAVSIAKKMHHLGKIEVEVENLNDLKQAVDSDADIVMLDNMSLKDMKDAVRIVKASGKQILLEASGNVNLDNVRAIAETGVDLISIGALTHSAEAADISMKIVQ
- the argC gene encoding N-acetyl-gamma-glutamyl-phosphate reductase; its protein translation is MLRIAICGGSGYTGGELIRLLLNHPFVEITAVTSEKSAGKCVKDIFPHLKGFTDLKYENLDRKKLLNKADLFFMALPHGTSQEAVDFFFKNNKKVIDLSADYRLKSVKTYKEWYKTNHKFPLTLKKAIYGLPELHRAKIEDASLVANPGCYPTSAILGLSPAFKSGLIDPHSIIVDSTSGTTGAGRSSDPAFAFSEVNEGFSAYAIGKHRHTPEIEQELSGIAKKDLKINFTPHLGSYDRGILSTIYARLNKNINIDAIIGFYKRAYAQEPFVRVLEQGEFPDVKDVRGTNLCSIGLAVNNRTKTLIIVSAIDNLVKGASGQAVQNMNIMMGFNETISLATIALFP